A genome region from Brassica oleracea var. oleracea cultivar TO1000 chromosome C2, BOL, whole genome shotgun sequence includes the following:
- the LOC106325848 gene encoding 11-beta-hydroxysteroid dehydrogenase 1B — protein sequence MELINDFFNLTAPFFTFFGLCFFLPPFYFFKFVQSIFSTIFSENLYGKVVLITGASSGIGEQLAYEYASKGACLALTARRKNRLEEVAEIAREVGSPNVVTVHADVSKPDDCRRIVDETISHFGRLDHLVNNAGIMQISMFENIEEITRTRAVMDTNFWGSVYTTRAALPYLRQSNGKIVAMSSSAAWLTAPRMSFYNASKAALLNFFETLRIELGSDVHITIVTPGYIESELTQGKYFSGEGELVVNQDIRDVQIGAFPVTSVSGCAKGIVKGVCRKQRYVTEPSWFKVTYLWKVFCPELIEWGCRLLFLSGHGTSEENALNKKILDIPGVRSALYPESIRTPEIKSE from the exons ATGGAATTGATAAACGATTTCTTCAATCTAACTGCACCTTTCTTTACTTTCTTTGGTCTTTGCTTCTTCTTGCCACCTTTTTATTTCTTCAAGTTCGTGCAGTCTATCTTCTCGACAATTTTCTCTGAAAATCTATATGGGAAAGTGGTTCTCATCACTGGTGCTTCCTCCGGGATCGGCGAG CAATTGGCATATGAGTACGCAAGTAAAGGTGCATGTTTGGCTCTGACTGCCCGAAGGAAGAACCGTCTAGAGGAAGTGGCAGAGATTGCTCGTGAAGTTGGATCCCCTAATGTTGTCACAGTTCACGCTGATGTTTCCAAACCTGATGATTGTAGACGAATCGTCGATGAGACCATCTCCCATTTTGGCAGAT TGGATCATCTTGTAAACAATGCTGGAATAATGCAGATTTCAATGTTCGAAAACATTGAAGAAATAACTAGGACAAGAGCAGTTATG GATACTAACTTTTGGGGATCGGTTTATACAACTCGTGCTGCGCTTCCGTACCTTCGACAAAGCAATGGTAAGATTGTGGCCATGTCGTCCTCTGCGGCCTGGCTAACCGCCCCAAGGATGAGCTTTTATAAT GCTAGCAAAGCCGCTTTGTTGAACTTCTTCGAGACGTTGAGGATTGAGCTTGGCAGCGATGTACACATTACAATCGTCACACCTGGTTATATTGAATCTGAACTCACACAAGGCAAGTACTTCTCTGGTGAAGGCGAGCTAGTAGTCAACCAAGACATTAGAGAT GTTCAAATTGGAGCATTTCCGGTAACATCGGTATCAGGTTGTGCCAAGGGGATAGTGAAAGGTGTGTGTAGGAAACAGAGATACGTGACCGAACCATCGTGGTTTAAGGTGACGTACCTTTGGAAAGTGTTTTGTCCGGAACTGATCGAGTGGGGTTGCAGATTGCTGTTCTTGTCCGGACATGGTACGTCGGAGGAAAATGCACTCAACAAGAAGATCTTGGACATACCTGGTGTACGTAGTGCTCTATACCCTGAATCTATCAGAACGCCAGAAATCAAGTCGGAGTAG
- the LOC106323517 gene encoding uncharacterized mitochondrial protein AtMg00810-like, whose amino-acid sequence MQRKYITDLLTKLNMSSAKPVATPMQATPKLALLSGTALKDPKEYRMVLGSLQYLSLTRPDIAFVVNHLSQYMHRPTDLHWQAIKRILRYLAGTSSHGALRVQYVSIKDQLADSLTKPVPRPRFIELKNKIGVKALPPS is encoded by the exons ATGCAGAGAAAGTACATCACAGACCTTCTTACTAAGCTAAACATGAGCTCAGCCAAGCCAGTTGCCACGCCTATGCAAGCAACGCCGAAGCTCGCACTCTTGTCTGGAACAGCTTTAAAAGACCCAAAGGAATATCGAATGGTACTAGGGAGTCTTCAGTACTTGTCTCTCACCCGGCCAGATATTGCTTTTGTTGTGAATCACCTCTCTCAGTACATGCATCGCCCCACCGATCTTCATTGGCAAGCCATCAAGCGAATCTTACGTTACCTTGCAGGGACATCATCGCATG GTGCTCTGCGAGTTCAATATGTCAGCATCAAAGATCAACTAGCAGACTCGCTCACCAAACCGGTGCCTCGTCCACGTTTTATTGAGCTGAAGAACAAGATTGGAGTCAAAGCACTGCCTCCATCTTGA